One Pseudorasbora parva isolate DD20220531a chromosome 4, ASM2467924v1, whole genome shotgun sequence genomic region harbors:
- the LOC137073674 gene encoding carcinoembryonic antigen-related cell adhesion molecule 2-like encodes MRCSYTYPTGYQIMKAFWTKELGKDAEPPDLSEDPEYSQRLQYLGDKQQNCTVRLSHVTLKDSHEYYFRFITDKTGGRWLGKPGVTLTVTDLQVESPERVTEGDSVRLTCKSSCTLTDRATFIWSRNSQPLTERSDGNNELLLQSVRREDAGRYSCAVHGHTHTSPGVYLNVMCEYRSIISL; translated from the exons ATGAGATGCTCTTATACATACCCTACTGGATATCAGATCATGAAAGCGTTCTGGACAAAAGAGCTTGGAAAGGATGCTGAGCCTCCAGATCTGTCTGAGGACCCTGAATACAGTCAGAGGCTTCAGTATCTGGGAGATAAACAGCAGAACTGCACCGTCAGACTgagtcatgtgacactgaaggatTCACACGAGTACTATTTCAGATTCATCACTGATAAAACTGGTGGGAGATGGCTTGGTAAACCAGGAGTGACTCTTACTGTCACAG aTCTTCAGGTGGAGTCTCCTGAGAGAGTGACAGAGGGAGATTCAGTCCGTCTGACATGTAAAAGCAGCTGCACTCTGACTGACAGAGCAACATTCATCTGGTCCAGAAACTCACAGCCATTAACTGAGAGAAGCGACGGAAACAATGAACTCCTGCTGCAGTCAGTCAGAAGAGAGGATGCAGGCAGATATAGCTGTGCTGTACacggacacactcacacatcgCCTGGTGTTTATCTCAATGTCATGTGTGAGTACAGATCAATCATTTCTCTTTAA